AACTTCGGCAAACGACGAACCAGCGGCATCTGACCGCCTTCGAAGCCAGGCCGTTTCCCGCCGCCAGATCGCGCCTTAATACCCTTGTGACCCTTCGTGGCGGTCTTTCCATGACCCGATCCAGGACCGCGGCCGATTCTCTTTCGCTTCTTCTTCGCACCCCGTGCCGGGGATAAATCGTGCAAATTCATGGTTTCCCCACCTCAAGCAGATACCCAACCTTCTTAATCAATCCACGAACCTGTGGGGTATCAGGATGAACCGCTGTTTGTCGAATGTGGCGAAGCCCAAGTCCGCGCAATACGAGCCGATGCGTCTGGGGCGTCCCAATCGGGCTCCGCCGCAGAGTCACTCGCACGGCCGGGACCGTCGCCTTCTCTGTTTTCTCAGTTTTTGCAGTAGCCATTACGCACTCGCCCTTTCAAGTCGCTCCCCTGCAGCCTCTCGTCGAAGCCTCAGCACTTCCTCAGGATTGCGCAATTGACTGAGTCCCGCCAACGTGGCTCGAACAGTATTGAATGGATTGCCTCGGCCAAGCGTTTTGGCAATGATATTATGCACGCCGACCGCTTCAACAACGGCTCGCACGGCGCCACCCGCAATAATACCGGTACCGTCAACGGCTGGCTTCATGAGAACATGCTCGGCGCCGAACAACCCATGCACATCATGAGGAATCGTTCCGCCCTTGAGCGAGACATGCACGAGATTCTTCTTCGCCTGCTCGACCGCCTTGGAAATGGCCACCGGCACTTCAGCCGCCTTACCTTTTCCAATGCCGACCCAGCCATGACCATCACCGACCACGACAAGGGCGCAGAAGTTAAATCGCTTGCCGCCTTTCACAACCTTGGCTACGCGGTTGATGAAAACAACCTTGTCTTTCAAATTCAATTCGTCTGGATTAACTCGCACGCAATCCCTCTCTTCTTCCTTCCCGCCAGAAACAGGCAGGACTCACAGGAGTGAGCGTTCTAAAACTGGAGTCCACCCTCACGCGAGGCTTCGGCAAGGGCTTTAATTCGACCATGATACAGACGTCCACCGCGATCAAAGACAACGGTCAGCAGATTTGCCGCCCTTGCTCGATCGGCCAACAGCTTGC
Above is a genomic segment from Nitrospira lenta containing:
- the rpmD gene encoding 50S ribosomal protein L30 — translated: MATAKTEKTEKATVPAVRVTLRRSPIGTPQTHRLVLRGLGLRHIRQTAVHPDTPQVRGLIKKVGYLLEVGKP
- the rpsE gene encoding 30S ribosomal protein S5, whose translation is MRVNPDELNLKDKVVFINRVAKVVKGGKRFNFCALVVVGDGHGWVGIGKGKAAEVPVAISKAVEQAKKNLVHVSLKGGTIPHDVHGLFGAEHVLMKPAVDGTGIIAGGAVRAVVEAVGVHNIIAKTLGRGNPFNTVRATLAGLSQLRNPEEVLRLRREAAGERLERASA